Proteins encoded by one window of uncultured Ilyobacter sp.:
- the nrdG gene encoding anaerobic ribonucleoside-triphosphate reductase activating protein → MKIIKIFKETISDGPGFRYSIYFSGCSHYCEGCHNPETWKGDIGEVLDESYMGKIISQISGNPLLDGVTLSGGDPFFVPEELLDFVRRLKEETHKNIWAYTGYTFEELIKKDITKKCLEYIDVLVDGRFEKNLANPELFYRGSSNQRMVDVRASITEGRVCTKDYD, encoded by the coding sequence TTGAAGATAATAAAAATATTTAAAGAGACCATCTCAGATGGACCTGGATTCAGATATAGTATATATTTTTCTGGGTGCAGCCATTATTGTGAAGGATGTCATAATCCTGAGACCTGGAAGGGAGATATAGGGGAAGTCTTAGATGAAAGTTACATGGGAAAAATAATATCACAGATAAGTGGGAATCCTCTCTTAGACGGCGTGACTCTTTCTGGAGGAGACCCATTCTTCGTTCCTGAAGAGCTCCTGGATTTTGTGAGGCGTCTCAAAGAGGAAACCCATAAGAATATATGGGCATATACAGGTTATACCTTTGAAGAGCTGATTAAAAAGGATATCACAAAAAAATGCTTAGAATATATAGATGTCTTAGTTGACGGCAGGTTTGAAAAAAATCTTGCAAATCCTGAGCTTTTTTACAGAGGAAGTTCAAATCAAAGAATGGTGGATGTAAGGGCTTCCATTACAGAGGGGAGAGTCTGCACAAAAGATTATGACTAA
- a CDS encoding GDP-mannose 4,6-dehydratase has product MKKYMVTGGAGFIGSHLCDYLLNEGHRVVVVDNFNDYYDVKIKERNVEENLKNPNYRLYRGDIRDFDFLKKIFEEESIGVVINLAAMAGVRPSLENPMLYEEVNVRGLMNLLELCKTHEINKFIQASSSSVYGNNKEVPFKETAVVDCAISPYAATKKSGEVMGHVYHHLYNIDMIQLRFFTVYGPRQRPDLAIHKFTRMITAGEAIPFYGDGTTQRDYTYIDDIIDGVVKSIKYLENNKKVYKIFNLGESHTISLKEMVGTIETELGIEAKINRQPMQPGDVEKTYADISKAKEILGYDPKTEFKDGIRKFVQWYRGINS; this is encoded by the coding sequence ATGAAAAAATATATGGTGACCGGCGGGGCAGGGTTCATAGGTTCCCACCTCTGTGACTATCTGCTCAATGAAGGACACAGAGTGGTAGTTGTAGATAATTTCAATGACTACTATGACGTGAAAATAAAAGAGAGAAATGTAGAGGAGAATCTCAAAAACCCAAACTATAGATTGTACAGGGGGGATATAAGAGACTTTGACTTCCTAAAAAAAATATTTGAAGAAGAGAGTATAGGGGTTGTTATAAATTTAGCAGCTATGGCGGGAGTGAGACCATCTCTTGAGAATCCAATGCTCTACGAAGAGGTAAATGTGAGGGGACTTATGAACCTTTTGGAGTTATGTAAGACTCACGAAATAAATAAATTTATTCAGGCATCTTCATCTTCTGTTTATGGTAACAACAAGGAGGTTCCTTTTAAAGAGACGGCAGTTGTAGACTGTGCCATATCTCCCTATGCAGCCACTAAAAAATCAGGAGAGGTCATGGGACACGTTTATCACCACCTCTATAACATCGATATGATCCAGCTGAGATTCTTTACGGTGTATGGTCCTAGACAGAGACCGGACCTTGCCATACATAAGTTCACAAGGATGATAACAGCTGGAGAAGCCATCCCATTTTATGGGGACGGGACCACTCAGAGGGACTATACCTATATAGATGATATTATAGACGGAGTGGTAAAATCCATAAAATACCTTGAAAATAACAAGAAAGTTTATAAGATATTTAATCTGGGAGAATCACATACGATATCTCTCAAGGAGATGGTAGGAACCATAGAGACGGAGCTAGGTATAGAGGCGAAGATAAACAGACAGCCTATGCAGCCTGGAGACGTTGAGAAGACTTATGCAGATATAAGTAAAGCAAAAGAGATTTTAGGCTATGATCCAAAGACTGAGTTTAAGGATGGGATAAGAAAGTTTGTACAGTGGTATAGAGGGATTAATAGCTGA
- a CDS encoding helix-turn-helix domain-containing protein, producing MGNKDVLNDCSNGAICHMAYTMNRIAEKWKLVILWHIYNKEVIRYGELRKSVGKITHKMLSNQLKELVSDGIIYKKIYHQVPPKVRYSLAGYGKTLAPIMDMLYEWGKKNRKD from the coding sequence ATGGGCAATAAGGATGTTCTGAATGATTGTTCTAACGGAGCTATCTGTCATATGGCATATACCATGAATAGAATCGCTGAAAAATGGAAGTTAGTTATTTTGTGGCACATCTATAACAAGGAGGTCATAAGATACGGAGAGTTAAGAAAAAGTGTGGGCAAAATCACACATAAGATGCTGAGCAATCAGCTTAAAGAGCTTGTGAGCGATGGTATAATTTATAAAAAAATTTATCATCAAGTCCCTCCAAAGGTAAGGTACTCCCTTGCTGGATACGGTAAAACTTTGGCTCCTATAATGGATATGCTCTATGAATGGGGAAAGAAAAACAGAAAGGATTAA
- a CDS encoding GNAT family N-acetyltransferase, whose amino-acid sequence MVTLKTERLYLKVLGEEAVSEVAEYYKKNREFFKRWESSKRDDFFSESYLKMLLRLEQEEIENGNRMKLWIFNRENNKIIGFLNFGNIIRGAFDSCFLGYKLDKDETGKGYMTEALKEGMAFYFDVMKLHRIEVNLMPQNVLGIKTIERVGFIKEGISEKYLKINGKWEDHIHYVMLKERYEKLYK is encoded by the coding sequence ATGGTTACATTAAAAACAGAAAGATTATATCTAAAAGTTCTTGGAGAAGAAGCGGTTTCAGAAGTAGCAGAATATTATAAAAAAAATAGAGAGTTTTTCAAAAGATGGGAAAGTTCAAAAAGAGATGACTTTTTTTCAGAATCATATCTAAAGATGCTTTTAAGATTAGAACAAGAGGAAATTGAAAACGGTAACAGGATGAAACTGTGGATTTTTAACAGGGAAAATAATAAAATTATTGGATTTTTAAATTTTGGTAATATAATAAGAGGTGCCTTTGATTCATGTTTTTTAGGTTATAAACTAGACAAGGATGAAACTGGAAAAGGCTATATGACTGAAGCCTTGAAGGAGGGGATGGCTTTTTACTTTGATGTGATGAAGTTACACAGAATAGAGGTTAATCTCATGCCACAAAATGTTTTAGGAATAAAGACAATAGAAAGAGTTGGTTTTATAAAAGAGGGAATTTCAGAAAAATATTTGAAAATTAATGGAAAATGGGAAGATCACATCCATTATGTCATGCTCAAGGAAAGATATGAAAAATTATATAAGTAA
- a CDS encoding DUF2914 domain-containing protein, with amino-acid sequence MMKKIFGVIFFLTVLSFSYGATSYNVSRSVLTDAIVQKEPAPHRELFYFGERAVFFTELTDIGVDEKRVFHNWYLLKDDGTKEMMASVPLKIKGYRWRTWSSKNLYNKGNWIVDLTDDNGVILESREFIVQ; translated from the coding sequence ATGATGAAGAAAATATTTGGTGTGATATTTTTTCTTACGGTTTTGAGCTTTTCTTATGGGGCGACGTCCTATAACGTCTCGAGGTCCGTTCTCACTGACGCTATAGTTCAAAAAGAACCTGCTCCTCACAGGGAGTTGTTTTATTTTGGAGAGAGGGCGGTATTCTTTACAGAACTGACAGATATAGGGGTGGATGAAAAAAGGGTTTTTCATAACTGGTATCTGCTAAAAGATGACGGAACAAAAGAGATGATGGCATCTGTTCCGCTTAAAATAAAAGGTTATAGATGGCGTACTTGGTCGTCAAAAAATCTATATAACAAAGGAAACTGGATAGTAGATTTGACTGATGATAATGGAGTAATTTTGGAATCTAGGGAGTTCATTGTCCAGTGA
- a CDS encoding anaerobic ribonucleoside triphosphate reductase, which yields MFVIKRDGTKVPFNEEKIINAIEKAGIAAGKDIPKEFSSVTASKILKLEMDMEVESIQDFVEKELMKEYPEVAKNYILYRDMRNVERHKRTHIKKAFDGIVTVEKNNINKENANMAGDTPSGQMMTFASETTKDYTHKYLLNQEYSRAHMSGDIHIHDLDYYPTKTSTCVQYDLKKLFDNGFSSKHGKIREPKSISTYAVLATIIFQTNQNEQHGGQAIPAFDFFMAPGVLKSFRRHFRYRALTFLEFDYIEEKSKEVKQIVNTLVTTIEVDDNTKEKLASELNLSLKTVNRLVMIAYNDTKNETHQAMEGFIHNLNTMHSRGGNQVVFSSINYGTDTSPEGRMVAFELLNSTEEGLGDSETPIFPIQILKIKEGITYSEKDFKLACQNWDKAIKGKLEFETPNFDLFIRSCEVSAKRLFPNFVFLDAPFNHNEKWNINDPDRYKYEIATMGCRTRVFENINGEKTSVGRGNISFTSINMPRLAIRAKLDAERELGGASEGEIQKLATEKFYNRVRNMSLFVGKQLADRFSFQKTALARQFPFMMSNGIWNGGETLNLNEEVGEVLASGTLGIGFIGGHNAMMALFGKGHGSDDRAYETLYNAVKIIKETAEELGMEYKLNFSALATPAEGLSGRFTKIDKQIFGDIPGVNDRDYYINSFHVDVKEDISAIEKIKKEAPFHELTRGGHITYIELDGEAKKNVLAIMKLVKEMHEAGIGYGSINHPVDRCKECGYKGIVQNDCPVCGSMNISKTRRITGYLTGDLDNWNSYKQKEEEDRVKHGM from the coding sequence ATGTTTGTTATAAAAAGAGACGGAACAAAAGTTCCCTTCAACGAGGAAAAAATAATCAACGCTATTGAAAAGGCTGGAATTGCAGCAGGAAAAGATATACCTAAAGAATTTTCTTCAGTTACAGCATCAAAAATACTAAAACTTGAAATGGATATGGAGGTGGAATCCATACAGGATTTTGTAGAAAAAGAACTTATGAAAGAATATCCTGAAGTTGCAAAAAACTATATTCTCTACAGGGATATGAGAAATGTAGAGAGGCACAAGAGGACACATATAAAGAAGGCCTTTGATGGAATAGTCACAGTAGAAAAAAATAATATAAACAAAGAAAATGCAAATATGGCCGGGGACACTCCTAGCGGTCAGATGATGACCTTTGCCAGCGAAACTACCAAGGACTATACACATAAATACCTTCTTAACCAGGAATATTCAAGGGCCCATATGAGCGGTGATATCCACATACATGATTTGGATTATTATCCCACTAAGACCTCTACCTGTGTACAATACGATTTGAAAAAACTTTTTGATAATGGCTTCTCATCTAAGCACGGGAAAATAAGGGAGCCAAAATCTATATCAACTTATGCTGTACTGGCTACAATTATCTTTCAAACAAATCAAAATGAGCAGCATGGCGGTCAGGCAATCCCAGCCTTTGATTTTTTCATGGCTCCAGGAGTTTTAAAGTCTTTCAGAAGACACTTTAGATACAGGGCCCTTACTTTCCTGGAATTTGACTATATAGAGGAAAAAAGTAAAGAGGTAAAACAAATAGTAAATACCCTGGTGACAACTATAGAGGTAGATGATAATACAAAGGAAAAATTGGCTTCCGAGCTAAATCTATCATTAAAAACGGTAAACAGATTGGTTATGATTGCTTATAATGATACAAAAAATGAAACTCACCAAGCTATGGAAGGATTTATCCACAACCTCAATACAATGCATTCTAGAGGAGGTAACCAGGTGGTATTCAGCTCTATAAACTACGGTACTGACACTTCTCCAGAGGGAAGAATGGTAGCTTTTGAGCTTTTAAATTCTACTGAAGAGGGACTAGGAGACTCTGAAACACCTATATTCCCAATACAGATACTCAAGATAAAAGAGGGAATAACTTACTCTGAAAAAGATTTTAAATTAGCCTGTCAAAACTGGGATAAGGCTATAAAGGGCAAGCTGGAGTTTGAAACTCCTAACTTTGATCTTTTTATAAGATCGTGTGAAGTTTCTGCAAAGAGACTCTTCCCTAATTTTGTATTCTTAGATGCACCATTTAACCATAATGAAAAATGGAATATAAATGACCCAGACAGATACAAGTACGAAATCGCCACCATGGGCTGCAGAACAAGGGTATTTGAAAATATAAACGGAGAAAAGACATCTGTAGGAAGAGGTAACATCTCCTTTACATCTATAAATATGCCAAGACTTGCCATCAGGGCAAAATTAGATGCAGAAAGAGAATTAGGCGGTGCTTCTGAAGGTGAAATCCAAAAATTGGCCACAGAGAAGTTTTATAACAGAGTAAGAAATATGTCCCTCTTTGTAGGAAAACAGTTGGCTGACAGATTTTCATTCCAAAAGACGGCTCTTGCCAGACAGTTCCCCTTTATGATGAGTAACGGTATCTGGAACGGCGGAGAAACCCTGAATCTAAATGAAGAGGTAGGAGAGGTACTAGCAAGTGGTACCTTAGGAATCGGTTTCATAGGAGGGCATAATGCCATGATGGCTCTTTTTGGTAAGGGGCACGGCTCAGATGACAGAGCCTATGAGACTCTTTACAACGCAGTAAAAATAATCAAGGAAACTGCTGAAGAGTTAGGAATGGAGTATAAGTTAAACTTCTCTGCTCTTGCAACTCCTGCAGAGGGGCTATCAGGTAGATTTACAAAAATAGACAAACAGATATTCGGAGATATCCCTGGAGTAAACGACAGAGACTACTATATAAATTCTTTCCATGTAGATGTAAAAGAAGATATCTCGGCAATTGAAAAAATAAAAAAGGAAGCCCCTTTCCATGAATTGACAAGAGGCGGCCACATTACATATATAGAGCTAGACGGCGAGGCAAAGAAAAATGTACTGGCCATCATGAAGCTGGTAAAAGAGATGCACGAGGCTGGAATCGGATACGGTTCTATAAACCATCCTGTGGATAGATGCAAAGAGTGCGGATACAAAGGGATAGTTCAAAATGACTGCCCTGTTTGCGGAAGTATGAATATATCAAAAACAAGAAGAATCACTGGTTACCTTACTGGAGACCTTGACAACTGGAACTCTTACAAACAGAAAGAGGAAGAGGACAGGGTTAAACACGGGATGTAA
- a CDS encoding macro domain-containing protein — MWEWSKLSIIKGDITKQKADVIVNAANVSLLGGGGVDGAIHRAAGPELLKECKKFHGCPTGEARVTKAYNLDAKYIVHTPGPIWRGGFFDEQSLLRKSYVSSLKKAIELKAKSIAFPSISTGGHKFPLEIASEIALNTISEVLSSEENEIENVYIVCKSEDTFSQYEESESKLAS; from the coding sequence ATGTGGGAGTGGAGTAAATTAAGTATAATAAAAGGCGATATAACAAAGCAAAAGGCTGATGTGATAGTCAATGCCGCTAATGTATCATTATTAGGAGGCGGGGGAGTTGACGGAGCCATTCATAGAGCCGCAGGTCCAGAGCTTTTAAAAGAATGTAAAAAATTTCATGGGTGTCCCACTGGAGAAGCCAGAGTTACAAAAGCGTATAACCTGGATGCCAAATACATAGTTCATACGCCGGGACCGATTTGGAGAGGAGGTTTTTTTGACGAACAGAGTCTACTGCGTAAATCTTATGTTAGTTCGTTGAAAAAAGCCATAGAGTTAAAAGCAAAATCAATTGCTTTCCCTTCAATAAGTACGGGAGGACATAAATTTCCCTTGGAAATTGCCAGTGAGATTGCTCTAAATACAATTTCAGAAGTCTTGAGCAGCGAAGAAAATGAAATAGAAAATGTTTACATAGTTTGCAAAAGTGAGGATACTTTTAGTCAATATGAGGAGAGCGAAAGCAAACTGGCTAGTTAA
- a CDS encoding ATP-binding cassette domain-containing protein, translating to MKKDQNFSKNIIDFENIHINYEVGQPVLENINLKINTNEHWAILGANGSGKSTLIKLISNDLHPNTGYPFRKKLFGKDRWSLFEIKKTLGIITNDLHNYFGIHGKFATAYEVVLSGYYSSIGIFKYHDFTKEQHKKVLGVLEFLEILEIKDKKVHQMSTGQLRRCIIGRALIHDPKALILDEPTVGLDIKAQDSFIKFIQKLSTRTTIILVTHHIEEIFQEITHVALMYNKTIFKQGNKDEILTSKNLSKIFEIEIDLQKENNRYYIKSINN from the coding sequence TTGAAAAAAGATCAAAATTTTTCAAAAAATATAATCGATTTTGAAAATATACATATAAATTATGAAGTGGGCCAACCGGTTCTAGAGAATATAAATCTTAAAATCAATACAAATGAACACTGGGCTATTTTAGGAGCAAATGGAAGTGGGAAATCAACCTTGATTAAACTGATCTCAAATGATCTGCATCCAAATACAGGCTACCCATTTAGGAAAAAATTATTTGGAAAAGATAGATGGAGTCTCTTTGAAATAAAAAAAACCCTTGGAATTATTACAAATGACCTGCATAATTATTTTGGAATCCATGGGAAATTTGCAACCGCCTATGAAGTAGTCCTGAGTGGATATTACAGTTCCATCGGAATTTTTAAATATCATGACTTTACAAAAGAACAACATAAAAAGGTTTTAGGGGTCCTAGAATTTCTTGAAATTTTAGAAATAAAAGATAAAAAAGTTCATCAGATGAGTACCGGACAGTTGAGGCGTTGTATTATCGGAAGGGCATTGATCCATGATCCTAAGGCATTAATACTAGATGAACCCACAGTGGGGCTAGACATAAAGGCTCAGGACAGTTTTATAAAATTTATACAAAAGCTTTCTACAAGGACTACCATTATACTAGTCACCCACCACATTGAAGAGATTTTCCAGGAAATCACCCATGTGGCTTTGATGTACAATAAAACAATATTTAAGCAGGGGAATAAGGACGAGATACTTACTTCAAAAAATCTATCTAAAATTTTTGAAATAGAAATTGATCTGCAAAAAGAAAATAATAGATACTACATCAAAAGTATAAACAACTAA
- the ltrA gene encoding group II intron reverse transcriptase/maturase yields MGKIFDKICTRDNFDNAIKRLKQNKGSKTPGTDGKNIEYILNNSDITYEEIRHLLKYKYVPKTVKRTYIVQNNKRRPLGIPTIRDRVIQQMFKQILEPIAEKKFHPNSYGFRPNRSTEQAIAHQSNLINRAKLYYCVDVDIKGFFDNINHKKLIKQVWAIGIKDKKVISIIKSMLKANILHQDGTIEKPTKGTPQGGILSPLLANICLNEFDWWIHNQWAGKKTRTKYTHQRTKEEYLRKASNLKEVKIVRYADDFKLMCRTMEEAKTYFSLTKIFLKDKLKLDISPEKSRVVNLRRSYSVFLGFTVRAKRKICTHTEYVARVWICKKAKKRIHRKLKDTIKDIRNSSGKDVIKNVINYNAKVRGIQNYYCLATRCSEDLSHIGLHLNRMKYNIWGRADNYKDIRYKRFYKGFNSKTWSIGGITLFNIQNIRFKKPKMKRKSEKLTKIKTLENNSEYLYNRLRYSDNPEWDKIRAIIYHERKGKCEITNEFMKHNEFDVHHIIPREFGGDDIKDNLIIIKSEIHKELHRKKPNDYVHKYKKFDKYRKILLELIK; encoded by the coding sequence TTGGGAAAAATTTTCGATAAGATTTGTACAAGGGATAACTTTGACAATGCAATCAAAAGGTTAAAACAAAATAAGGGAAGTAAAACCCCAGGAACTGACGGAAAAAATATTGAGTATATTCTAAATAATTCGGACATAACATATGAGGAAATAAGACACCTACTAAAGTATAAATATGTACCTAAAACTGTTAAAAGAACTTATATAGTTCAAAATAACAAGAGAAGACCATTAGGTATTCCAACTATTAGGGACAGAGTTATACAACAAATGTTCAAACAAATTTTAGAACCAATAGCCGAAAAGAAGTTTCATCCTAATTCCTATGGTTTTAGACCGAATAGGTCTACCGAACAAGCTATAGCTCATCAAAGCAATTTGATAAATAGAGCTAAATTATATTATTGTGTAGATGTAGATATCAAAGGTTTCTTTGATAACATCAATCACAAGAAACTAATAAAGCAAGTTTGGGCAATAGGAATAAAAGATAAGAAGGTTATTAGTATCATCAAGAGTATGCTAAAAGCTAACATACTCCATCAAGATGGAACAATAGAAAAACCTACTAAAGGAACTCCTCAAGGTGGTATACTCTCACCTTTACTAGCTAACATTTGTTTAAATGAATTTGATTGGTGGATACATAATCAATGGGCAGGAAAGAAGACGAGAACTAAATATACTCACCAAAGAACAAAAGAAGAATATTTAAGAAAAGCAAGTAATCTTAAAGAAGTTAAGATAGTAAGATACGCAGACGATTTTAAATTAATGTGTAGAACTATGGAAGAGGCCAAAACATACTTTTCCCTAACCAAAATCTTCTTAAAAGACAAACTAAAACTAGATATATCACCTGAAAAATCAAGGGTGGTAAATTTACGGAGAAGTTACTCTGTGTTCCTAGGATTTACAGTCAGAGCCAAAAGGAAAATATGTACCCATACTGAATATGTAGCAAGAGTTTGGATTTGTAAAAAAGCCAAGAAGAGAATACATAGAAAGTTAAAGGATACAATTAAAGACATTAGAAACAGCAGTGGAAAGGACGTAATAAAAAACGTAATAAACTACAATGCTAAAGTCAGGGGGATACAGAACTATTACTGTTTAGCGACAAGGTGCTCGGAAGACCTAAGCCATATAGGATTACATCTCAATAGGATGAAATATAACATATGGGGTAGAGCTGACAATTATAAGGACATACGATATAAGAGGTTTTACAAAGGATTTAACTCTAAAACTTGGAGTATAGGTGGAATAACTTTATTCAATATACAGAATATTAGATTTAAGAAACCTAAAATGAAAAGAAAGAGTGAAAAACTAACTAAAATCAAAACTCTAGAAAATAATAGCGAATATCTATACAATAGATTGCGTTATAGTGACAACCCAGAATGGGATAAAATCAGAGCTATCATCTACCACGAAAGAAAAGGAAAATGTGAAATTACAAATGAATTTATGAAACATAATGAATTTGACGTACATCACATCATTCCTAGAGAATTTGGAGGAGATGATATTAAAGATAATCTAATTATCATAAAATCTGAAATACACAAGGAGTTACATCGTAAAAAACCTAATGATTATGTGCACAAGTATAAGAAGTTCGACAAGTACAGGAAAATTCTTTTAGAATTAATTAAGTAA
- a CDS encoding XRE family transcriptional regulator has product MNNLGEKIKFCRKEKGLTLKKLSDMTGLSVGFISNIERNQNSPSVSNLQQICAALSINLMEILQVNSDSSPVVKKEERKEVFSSNSDHTKIELLTKGSHKLNSIAITIDGNSDYSDLSWGHDYDEIGVVIKGALEIQVNNEIFNLNEGDSVYLEKFTPHKYRNPLKDPSIVYWFSVKK; this is encoded by the coding sequence GTGAACAATTTAGGAGAAAAAATTAAATTTTGCAGAAAAGAAAAGGGGCTTACTCTAAAAAAACTGTCAGATATGACAGGGTTGTCCGTTGGCTTTATCAGCAACATTGAAAGAAATCAAAACAGTCCTTCTGTTTCTAATCTTCAGCAAATTTGTGCGGCACTTTCTATCAATTTAATGGAGATCCTGCAGGTTAATTCTGATTCATCTCCAGTGGTAAAAAAAGAAGAGAGAAAGGAAGTTTTTTCTTCTAACAGCGACCACACAAAGATAGAGTTACTTACAAAAGGATCACACAAACTTAATAGCATTGCCATTACCATTGATGGAAACAGTGACTACAGTGATCTTTCTTGGGGACATGATTATGATGAAATTGGAGTTGTAATCAAAGGGGCTCTAGAGATACAAGTGAATAATGAAATTTTCAATCTGAATGAAGGAGATTCTGTCTATCTAGAAAAATTTACCCCTCATAAATATAGAAACCCACTTAAAGACCCAAGTATTGTTTACTGGTTTTCTGTTAAAAAATAA
- a CDS encoding lipopolysaccharide biosynthesis protein, with protein MINLFEKGYNGYKLFFYDPEVEDVLKKIADNDIEITEEYKNTQRNYVVKIRYKGREYVLKSPRNEFRIPQRKFFTFFKAGEAIETLRNIKDLQKRGLDIFAMPLGAVVKRKHGMIEESHIIFEMAEGEAVLKNKHRAVDATKEMHKYGVYHGDCNPSNFIITREGLKVIDTQAKKMHFGNYRAHYDMVTMKSDSYKEMVYPYRKNIFYYIVLMVKFFKRNPIVAKIKKNKKILRDKGWKI; from the coding sequence ATGATTAATTTGTTTGAAAAAGGATATAATGGGTACAAATTGTTTTTTTATGACCCTGAAGTTGAAGATGTTTTGAAAAAAATAGCAGATAATGACATTGAAATAACAGAGGAATATAAAAATACTCAGAGAAACTATGTTGTGAAGATACGCTATAAGGGCAGGGAATATGTCCTAAAATCTCCAAGGAATGAATTCAGAATACCACAAAGGAAGTTTTTTACATTTTTTAAGGCTGGTGAGGCAATAGAGACTCTCAGGAATATAAAGGATCTTCAAAAAAGAGGACTGGATATCTTTGCCATGCCTCTGGGGGCGGTTGTCAAGAGAAAACATGGGATGATTGAAGAATCTCATATAATCTTTGAGATGGCAGAGGGGGAAGCCGTTTTAAAAAATAAGCATAGAGCAGTGGACGCAACAAAGGAGATGCACAAGTACGGGGTCTATCATGGAGATTGCAATCCCAGTAATTTTATAATTACAAGGGAAGGACTAAAGGTGATAGACACCCAGGCTAAGAAAATGCATTTTGGGAATTACAGGGCACACTATGATATGGTTACCATGAAAAGTGACTCTTATAAGGAGATGGTATACCCTTATAGAAAAAATATTTTTTATTATATTGTTCTCATGGTAAAGTTTTTTAAGAGAAATCCCATAGTGGCAAAGATAAAAAAGAACAAGAAAATTTTAAGAGACAAAGGTTGGAAAATATAA
- a CDS encoding glycosyltransferase family 9 protein gives MKILVVRFKQIGDSVLASPICNSLKKTYPDSEVDYVVYEHISPLFENHPSIDSVISITKEEQKNPFKYLAKVWKVTRKKYDIVIDIMSTPKSEVFTFLSPGAKYRIGRRKPKRGYTYTHKIDEPGDTKDKVDKFLKMLKPLDDDGVDVKYDHDYSICVTSEEKKVLRERMSDSGVDFNKAVFAFAINSRRPHKIWKREYMIEVINHCIDKYDAQIIFYYSPAEKAYAKETHEMMEWNKNIFSNIETKSIRELAMLLANCDMFVGNEGGPRHIAQGLDVPSLAIFSPSASKKEWLSNANDRHQGIEIHDIGAKKYFDIKPSHVIEKLDEMIDRYVEKR, from the coding sequence ATGAAAATATTAGTAGTCAGGTTCAAACAGATAGGAGATTCTGTTTTGGCATCTCCCATATGTAACAGTTTAAAAAAAACATATCCAGACAGTGAAGTCGATTATGTGGTATACGAGCACATCTCTCCTCTTTTTGAAAATCATCCCTCTATAGATAGTGTCATATCCATAACAAAGGAGGAGCAGAAGAATCCTTTTAAATATCTGGCCAAGGTTTGGAAGGTCACAAGAAAAAAATATGACATTGTTATCGATATAATGTCCACTCCAAAGAGTGAGGTCTTTACTTTTTTATCCCCAGGGGCAAAATACAGGATAGGAAGAAGGAAACCTAAGAGAGGTTACACATATACCCATAAGATAGATGAACCAGGAGATACGAAGGACAAAGTGGATAAGTTTTTGAAGATGTTGAAGCCTCTAGATGATGACGGGGTGGATGTAAAATATGATCATGATTACAGCATCTGTGTCACTTCTGAAGAAAAGAAAGTTCTCAGAGAGAGAATGTCGGATTCAGGAGTTGATTTTAATAAAGCAGTTTTTGCCTTTGCCATAAATTCCAGAAGGCCTCATAAAATATGGAAAAGAGAATATATGATAGAGGTCATAAATCATTGTATTGATAAATATGATGCTCAGATTATATTTTATTATTCTCCTGCTGAGAAGGCCTATGCAAAGGAAACACACGAGATGATGGAGTGGAATAAGAATATATTTTCAAATATAGAAACCAAATCCATAAGGGAGCTGGCAATGCTTCTAGCCAACTGTGATATGTTTGTAGGGAATGAAGGCGGTCCGAGGCACATAGCTCAGGGACTGGATGTTCCGAGTCTAGCCATATTCAGCCCTAGTGCATCTAAAAAGGAGTGGCTGTCCAATGCAAATGATAGGCATCAGGGGATAGAGATTCATGATATAGGTGCAAAAAAATATTTTGATATAAAACCTAGCCATGTAATAGAAAAACTGGACGAGATGATAGACAGATATGTTGAGAAAAGATAA